A part of Arachis hypogaea cultivar Tifrunner chromosome 12, arahy.Tifrunner.gnm2.J5K5, whole genome shotgun sequence genomic DNA contains:
- the LOC112729864 gene encoding uncharacterized protein: MAKQKAVAQIYGNWEESYTELPRWILGVQSTMDGTVALLKTSPVRVGNQVDESTVYFHCLFWTFPPCIAAFRHFKPLVSINGTHLYGKYGGTLFLAIAQDGNSNILPIVFALVEGKNAESWAFSYPTCVNM, translated from the coding sequence ATGGCAAAACAGAAAGCAGTTGCACAGATCTACGGAAATTGGGAAGAGTCGTATACCGAGTTGCCCCGTTGGATCCTTGGTGTGCAGTCCACCATGGATGGAACCGTGGCGTTGTTAAAGACTTCTCCAGTGCGTGTCGGTAATCAGGTTGATGAATCTACCGTGTACTTTCATTGTCTTTTCTGGACATTTCCTCCATGCATTGCGGCATTTCGACATTTCAAGCCATTAGTCAGCATCAATGGTACTCATTTGTATGGAAAGTACGGCGGTACTTTGTTTCTGGCTATCGCGCAAGACGGTAACTCGAATATCTTGCCCATTGTCTTTGCACTTGTGGAAGGGAAAAATGCGGAGTCTTGGGCTTTTTCTTATCCAACTTGCGTCAACATGTGA